A region from the Flavobacteriales bacterium genome encodes:
- a CDS encoding sugar transferase: MNRRLHVLKYLAFDIVAAGAAWALFYAYRKTVIESAKFGIKVPLDYDTKFYWSLVAIVIFWITMYWSSGYYRDIYRKSRVQELGQTIFHSLLSTVIIFFVLILDDTIVSYKSYYSSFFTLLGLHFGITYIPRFFLTTHTARRVHRREIGFPTLLIGSNENAVELYQELESARKSSGNKFVGFVSVNNNIEFLASNELNHLGTYQELPEVIDKYEIEEVIIALESTEHSRIEEILNLLEPVPVVIKIIPDTYDILSGKVRMQSIFGTPLIEIQHDLMPLWQFTVKRGLDILLSIVFMFLLSPVFLFTAVMTALSSPGPILFRQERVGLNRKPFKIIKFRSMYQDAEKMGPQLSSEDDPRITKWGRVMRKFRLDELPQLWNVLIGDMSFVGPRAERKFYIDQIEQKAPHYRHLHRVKPGITSWGVVKYGYAENVDEMVQRMKYDIIYIENMSLFIDIKILIYTILIVLQGRGK; the protein is encoded by the coding sequence ATGAATAGACGTCTACACGTCCTTAAATACCTTGCATTCGACATCGTAGCAGCCGGTGCTGCGTGGGCGTTGTTTTACGCATACCGAAAAACGGTCATTGAATCTGCCAAGTTTGGAATCAAAGTACCCCTCGACTACGATACGAAGTTCTATTGGAGTCTCGTGGCCATCGTGATCTTCTGGATCACGATGTACTGGTCATCGGGCTATTATCGCGATATCTACAGAAAGTCTCGCGTTCAGGAATTGGGTCAAACCATTTTCCATTCGCTACTGAGTACGGTCATCATTTTCTTCGTCTTAATTCTGGATGACACCATCGTCAGCTACAAAAGTTACTACAGCTCCTTTTTCACCCTTCTGGGACTACACTTTGGCATTACCTACATACCGAGGTTTTTCTTGACCACACATACGGCCAGGCGTGTTCACAGGCGCGAGATCGGTTTCCCTACTCTATTGATCGGAAGTAACGAAAATGCCGTTGAACTCTATCAGGAGTTAGAAAGTGCCCGTAAATCGAGCGGAAACAAATTCGTGGGGTTCGTAAGTGTAAACAACAATATTGAGTTCTTGGCCTCCAATGAACTTAACCACCTTGGAACTTATCAAGAGCTTCCGGAGGTTATTGATAAATACGAGATAGAAGAAGTGATCATAGCCCTCGAATCGACCGAACACAGCCGAATCGAGGAAATTCTCAACCTCCTGGAGCCGGTGCCTGTAGTGATCAAGATCATTCCCGACACCTACGACATTCTCTCCGGAAAAGTACGCATGCAGTCGATCTTTGGAACTCCGTTGATCGAGATCCAACACGACCTCATGCCCCTGTGGCAATTCACCGTTAAACGAGGTCTCGATATTTTACTTTCGATCGTTTTTATGTTCTTGCTGTCTCCCGTGTTTCTGTTTACCGCAGTAATGACAGCGTTAAGCTCTCCCGGTCCGATTTTGTTTCGGCAAGAACGCGTTGGACTAAATCGCAAGCCATTCAAGATCATCAAGTTTCGTTCGATGTACCAAGATGCTGAGAAGATGGGGCCTCAATTATCGAGCGAGGACGATCCGAGAATTACAAAATGGGGACGGGTCATGCGAAAGTTTCGCCTCGATGAGCTCCCCCAACTGTGGAATGTTTTGATCGGTGACATGTCGTTCGTTGGTCCACGAGCAGAACGAAAATTCTACATCGATCAAATTGAACAAAAAGCCCCGCATTACCGTCACTTGCATAGAGTTAAACCGGGCATTACGAGCTGGGGAGTGGTGAAATACGGGTATGCTGAAAACGTGGATGAAATGGTTCAGCGGATGAAGTACGACATCATTTACATCGAGAACATGTCGCTGTTCATCGACATTAAAATATTGATCTACACTATATTAATAGTCCTTCAGGGACGTGGAAAATAA
- a CDS encoding 3-hydroxybutyryl-CoA dehydrogenase, giving the protein MKNITVIGAGTMGNGIAHVFAQSGYDVHLVDVNQDALNRGVATITKNLDRMIAKEKISESEKEATLAHLNAVTDLAGGCQNADLVVEAATENVDLKLKIFSQLEELCGPNTVLASNTSSISITKIAAATKRADKIIGMHFMNPVPIMKLVEVIRGYATSDEVTDRIMELSRNLGKVPVEVNDYPGFVANRILMPMINEAIISLHEGVAGVEEIDTVMKLGMAHPMGPLQLADFIGLDVCLSILNVLYEGLGNPKYATCPLLVNMVTAGKMGVKSGEGFYDYSEGPKAAKLSAQFAK; this is encoded by the coding sequence ATGAAGAATATTACTGTCATCGGCGCTGGAACCATGGGGAATGGTATTGCTCATGTTTTTGCACAAAGTGGATACGACGTACACTTGGTAGATGTGAACCAAGACGCACTTAACCGAGGGGTGGCGACCATTACCAAGAACTTGGACCGAATGATCGCAAAGGAAAAGATCAGCGAATCGGAAAAAGAAGCGACGTTGGCTCACCTGAATGCCGTAACCGATTTAGCCGGCGGATGCCAGAATGCAGACCTAGTCGTTGAAGCTGCCACAGAAAATGTGGACCTGAAGTTGAAGATCTTTAGTCAACTCGAAGAGCTGTGTGGACCCAATACAGTATTGGCCTCTAACACTTCTTCAATTTCAATCACTAAAATCGCCGCTGCTACCAAGCGGGCCGATAAAATCATTGGAATGCACTTCATGAACCCGGTACCCATCATGAAACTGGTTGAGGTCATTCGAGGATATGCCACAAGTGATGAAGTTACAGACCGTATCATGGAGCTTTCGCGGAACTTGGGAAAAGTGCCTGTGGAGGTAAATGACTACCCTGGTTTCGTGGCCAATCGCATTTTGATGCCAATGATCAACGAAGCTATCATTTCATTACATGAAGGCGTTGCCGGAGTTGAGGAGATCGATACGGTGATGAAACTCGGCATGGCACATCCGATGGGGCCACTTCAGCTCGCAGATTTCATTGGACTCGACGTATGCCTTTCTATCCTGAACGTGCTATACGAAGGCCTTGGAAACCCAAAGTACGCCACCTGTCCATTACTGGTGAATATGGTTACGGCCGGAAAAATGGGAGTGAAATCAGGCGAAGGTTTCTACGATTACAGCGAAGGGCCCAAAGCCGCCAAACTGAGCGCTCAGTTCGCTAAGTAA